A stretch of DNA from Deltaproteobacteria bacterium:
GCGCTTGACCGCGTCGAAGAACGCGCGAATCTTCGGCGAGCCGGTGTCGTCGCGCAGTTGGTAACCCGGATCGATGGCGAGCAAGTCCTCGAACGCCTCTCTCGCGCGCTGGCGGTCGCCGAGAATGAGATAGGCGAGGCCGATGAGTTCGAGCGCGCGCAGCCGCTGGTCGCGCGTCGCAGCCGGGTCGTGCGGTACCGGCGCGACCATGCGGATCGCCTTGCGGTACTCGAGTTCGTCGAACAACGCCTTACCGCGATCCAGGCGCGCCTCGATGCGCGCGCGTTCGTCCGCACGCGCCGGCACGCCGGCGACCGCGACCGCCGCACACACCGCGCACGCGGTCGCGCGAATCACCGCGCGATCCACACGACCCTCCCGCCGCCGGCGACGACCGCGTCCCTGCGACCGTCGTCGTCGATGTCGGCCAGCGCCACGTCGGCCGCGTCGCCGGCCGGCATCGCCTCCTCGGACATCGCGCCGGTGTCGGCGCCGACCCAGCCGATTGCGCCGGCCACGTCGAGGCCGACGATCGCGTCGTCGAGACAGTCGCCGTCCCAATCGCCGGCGGCGACCGCGACCGCGTCAGCCGGCTGCGACGGCAGCACGACGTACGACCGGTCCTCGAGCCGGCCATCGCCGCGATTGACGAACGCGCGCACCGGACCGCCGGCGACCGCGACGAGCACGTCGGCGACGCCGTCCGCGTTGACGTCCGCGATCGCGACGTCCCGCGCGCGCAACGCGACCTCGGGCAGCGCCGCGGGAGCGAGCGCGAACGCGCCGGTGCCGGGGGCATCGTTGAACAACACGCGCGGGAACGCGCCGACGGCGTCGCCCTGGCCGACGACCAGATCGACGTGGCCGTCGCCGTCGAGGTCCGCCACCGCGAGCGCGGTGACGTCCGTGAGCCCGGCGAGTGGCGGTTCGCCGGTGAACTCGCCCGTGCCGTCGTTGCGATAGACGGCCAGCGCCGCGCCTCCGCCGATGACGGCGTCGATGTCGCCGTCGCCGTCGACGTCGGCGGCGACCGCGGCCGTTCCCGTCGCCGCGACCGCGCCCGGCACCTCGTCGAACCCGCCGTCCGACCGCCGCCGGAGCAATCGGCTGCCGTCCGCCGCCACGGCGAGCAGGTCGTCGTCGCAGTCGCCGTCGGCGTCGAACGCGACGACGGCCGCCGGCGCGGCGCCCGCCGGCAGCATCCCGGCGCCGGCAAGGCCGCCGTCGGCCCGCCACAGCGCCGC
This window harbors:
- a CDS encoding VCBS repeat-containing protein; the protein is MRCCLAVAAAAASAAACGDNAVVIEIAGDLLEPGGVDAFCLAVYDRDPAGAEFAARYRVAEVADLDALTLTVEAAAAEGGVAAVRGYRRGLELARSVRAFEFSGGVDVVDLRLDACRPHAAGAPAVVANADAPAGARIAVSFGRGGSRVAALGDGAALWRADGGLAGAGMLPAGAAPAAVVAFDADGDCDDDLLAVAADGSRLLRRRSDGGFDEVPGAVAATGTAAVAADVDGDGDIDAVIGGGAALAVYRNDGTGEFTGEPPLAGLTDVTALAVADLDGDGHVDLVVGQGDAVGAFPRVLFNDAPGTGAFALAPAALPEVALRARDVAIADVNADGVADVLVAVAGGPVRAFVNRGDGRLEDRSYVVLPSQPADAVAVAAGDWDGDCLDDAIVGLDVAGAIGWVGADTGAMSEEAMPAGDAADVALADIDDDGRRDAVVAGGGRVVWIAR